The Candidatus Hydrogenisulfobacillus filiaventi sequence GTGACCGCGGATGCCAATGTGGCGGTGCTGGGTCCTACCACTGCCGCGGAACTGTTTCCCCCCGGCGTGAACCCGGTGGGCCAGACCATTGACATCAACGGGGTACCGTTCACCGTCATCGGGGTCACCGTCAGTCAGGGCACCAATGGCCTCCTGAACGAGGACGACCGGGTAATTGTCCCCATCACTACCTACATGAACGTGCTGTCCGGCTCGCCTTATGTCGGTTCCATCCAGGTGGCAGCCCGTTCGGCGACCGTGATGGATCTGGCCCAGGCGGAGATCACAGCCACCCTGCGGGCGAGTCACCATCTGGCGCCAGGGCAGCCGGACGACTTCAACGTGTTCAACCAGGCCACCGTCCTTAATGCCTTGACCAGCATCACCGGCATCCTCACCCTCATGCTGGCCGGGGTGGCCGGGATTTCCTTAGTGGTGGGAGGAATCGGGATTACCAACATCATGCTGGTGTCGGTTACCGAACGCACCCGCGAAATCGGGATCCGCAAGGCGGTGGGCGCCACCCGCGGCGCGATCCTCCAACAGTTCCTGGTCGAGGCAGCGACCCTGAGTGTGGTGGGTGGGGTCATCGGGGTCCTGCTGGGGGTGGGCGCGGCGTTAGCCGGGGGCTGGGCGCTGCATCTGCGCGGGCTGGTCTCCTTGCCTGCGGTCGGGATCTCGCTCGGCTTCGCCCTGTTGGTGGGCATCGGGTTCGGGGTGTATCCGGCCCGTCGGGCCGCCCGCCTGCATCCGATGGAGGCCCTACGGTTCGAGTAGAACGGCACCGGACCGCCGGTTGGGAGCCGGTACCGGCGCCCAGCCCGAGGTGCCTCACAAGTTTTTCCGGGCCTTCCCGGAGCCCACTTCGAGCGTTGCCGAGCGAGTTCGGCTGTGTTTTGTTTTGCATCGCGGATCCCGGCGGCAGGAAGTTCGCATCGCGTGGCGAAAATTCCGGTACACCAAACTGCAGAAGAGGGTGCCGGAAAGATGGCCGGGAAGGATTCGATCAGGGCTCTGGATCAGCAGGTCCGGACCGAAGTGGAGGAACTGGTGCTGGATTGGTTGGAGCCCCGTATCCGGGCCTTGCGGGAACGGGCGGAGGCGCTCCGCCGGGAATTACCGCTGCCGGCCCAGGCCCTGCCGCTTATCCGGGACACCCTGGATCCGGTCCACTGGCGCGCTTGGCATGAGATCCGCCGGCAGGTGCCGGCCGGAGTGTCCGACCGGGCCCTGAAGGAAGGGCTGGACATTCTGGAGACCCTGGGCGTCGTCCGGACCCACCGCCTCTCCACCGGGTCGCGCCAATATCGGCTGGCAGTCCCTCCACCGGCCCGGGAGGAGCGGCCGCCGGCCCGTCCCGTGGGGGAGCAATGGCTGGAGCCGTTGTCCCGTTATTTCCGTGATCATCCGGAGGCGATTATGACCCGCCGCGAAATCGGGGAGCAGGTCCTCGGCCGCGCCGCCTCCCCCCTGATCCTCAGCCGCAGCATCCGCCAGGCCTGTGATGCCGGCATCCTGGAACCCGCCGGGGTGCGCCGGGAAGGCAAGGGGGGGCGGCCCGCGCAGTGCTACCGGGCAGGAGCTGCACTGCGCAAAGCCTGAACTCCAGGGTGGGCACAGCGGCTGAGTGCGTGTCCTCTTCCGGGGCGGTTCGTGTTCACGCGGTCGGGCGTTTGAGTAAGAACGCGCTGCCGGGCACAGCTCGACTCCTGCCATCCGGGAGAGAGGGGACCCATGGGTCTTTATCCCTCAATACAGCAGTAGGTGGCTGACAGGCTCCGGGCGAAGGGTTGGAGCTCGGTCGAGCTTCTACCCGTGACCCGGCTCCGAGGGGCTGACAGGCTGGCGACGGATCCCCAAGGTGATCACTGGGGTCATTCGGGTGAAGGTGTCCTCCCATCAGAACAGCCTTCGCGCGGTGTATGAGGTGGCCCTGGGCCACAACAGTCCGGCGATCACGAAGGGAATCATTTCGCCGTGCCCGGCTTTGCGCCCTTCACGGGGCCCGCGGAGAAGTGGGACCGACAGGGCGGGGTGCAGTGGTGGGGTCTCAGCCTGTTGCTTAACGGGGATGCCCACACCGTCTGGCCGGCGGTCCCGCAACCGCCTCTCTTGACCCGGCTGGGGAACGCGCTTGCCTTATGGTTCCGGAACCGGTCCAAAAACTTCGGGCCATAGGGGGCTTTGGGCCCGGAATTTTCCGCAGGATGCCTGGACAGGTGGTAAGAGCTTTCTTCCAAGGCCGGCTACGGGGTGGCAGGCCGCTCTGACCTAGTCCTCGCGATCCATCGCCCTGCCTGCCCGAATGACTGACCGCTGGCCGTCCCGCCACGGTTCCATCCGATGACCTGAGCGACGTCGCAGGTTCCACCCGGCGGACCGCCCGCCGGGACAATGCCAATGACAACGCGCCGCGCCCGAACGGTTCCCTGCCGGAAGTGTGTTGAATCGTGGCTGGACGGTCGCGGGTTGAGGGGTCCGGAAAACTTGTTGCGACGCTGGAAGCGGTGGTGTCTCCAGCGTGGGAGGCGGCCAACCTTCATCGCATTGCTCACGAGATCCTCCGGTTAGGCAGCTTGGTAGCCGACCACATCCTTGCGCCCTGGTGCGTATAACCCCTACACCAAAGGAGCCGCGGCTGTGTGTCGGATGAGCCGCGCCACGGGGTCACGCTGTCACGGCCCTCCGGAGGGTCTCCCGCTTTCCGTCCTCTTGGCCGCCGGGCGTGTAGTCCTTGTTGAGATCTCTCGCCGGGCAGACGACCGCCACCCCGCTAATGGCGCCGCCTTGGGGCCAGGCGAAGCCCTCTTAGTCGTCCGCTGTCGTCCATCCCGTTCGGGTCGGGGCTACGGTGCAGGCAGGCCGGCGGTGCCCTGCAAAGCGACGAACCGGCTCGGCGCCCCCGCCCTTCCTGGGTCCGGATGGGGTCAATCCCCGTGTTGCATTCGCATCCAAAAGCAGCGGGGCGCACCCTGCCTCATGGCCAAAAACGGTGTCCACCTCGGTTTTGCCTCCGGTCGCAAGCCCGGCGGCCGCTGGCAGCTGTCTGGAAATGGCGAACCCCGCAGCCCTTGCGGGGTGCGGGGTTCAGGTGGTGCGCCCGGCAGGATTTGAACCTACGGCCTCCTGATTCGTAGTCAGGCGCTCTATCCACTGAGCTACGGGCGCATGTGCGCAAACATGGCGGAGGGAGTGGGATTCGAACCCACGCCAGGTCTGTTGACCTGCTAACGGTTTAGCAAACCGTCCTCTTCGGCCAGCTTGAGTATCCCTCCGCAGCACGGGTCATTGTACCATATGGCCCGAGCGACAGGCAAGCGAGGCCGGCTGCCGTTTTTTCCCGGACGCACCGGTCTGCGGGCAATCGGCGTTGTGGTTCCTCCGGTCGGGCAGCGCATGCACATCGGTATTCCATAGGGAGGAAGGGGGCGGACGGTCCTCCGGGACCCGAGCCGCTGGCCCCTGGATTAACGATATAAAGACCAGCGGGCGCGAAGCCGAAGGAGGGCACTCAGCGGGAGACGAGGCCCGCGCGGGCCATGCGCTGGGTGAGGATGGCGGCGGCGCTGAAGGTGGTACCAAGCCAAGCCGCGCTCTCGCTCACCGTCATGGCACCCGGTTCCTTCAGCACCAGGTACTGCTCCAGCTCAGCCCGCCCCGTCCCGCCGGCCCACCTGGTGCCAGCGGCTCCAGAGCTCCTGCAGCCGGCCGCCCCTGCTGCCACCAGCAGCGAGGCGGGCGTCTGCGAGCCCATCCTCCTACCCCCTTTTTTGCGCGCCCTAGCGCCGGGGGAACGCGGTAGTGAAAGGGTAAAAGTCCGCCTTTGGCCCCTCATCGGGCCCCGCGGGCCAGCTGCACCAGGCGCAGGGTGGCCAGGGCGGCCAGGACAGCGGCGGTCAGGAAGGCGGGCGGGGCGTGGAAGGCGCTCCACAGTCCGGTGACGAGGAGGTTGCCCGCCAGCTGTGCCAGGCCCAGACCGACCGCCAGGTAGCCGAAGCCCGC is a genomic window containing:
- a CDS encoding protein of unknown function (Evidence 5 : Unknown function), translating into MGSQTPASLLVAAGAAGCRSSGAAGTRWAGGTGRAELEQYLVLKEPGAMTVSESAAWLGTTFSAAAILTQRMARAGLVSR
- a CDS encoding protein of unknown function (Evidence 5 : Unknown function); amino-acid sequence: MPGFAPFTGPAEKWDRQGGVQWWGLSLLLNGDAHTVWPAVPQPPLLTRLGNALALWFRNRSKNFGP
- a CDS encoding protein of unknown function (Evidence 5 : Unknown function) produces the protein MAGKDSIRALDQQVRTEVEELVLDWLEPRIRALRERAEALRRELPLPAQALPLIRDTLDPVHWRAWHEIRRQVPAGVSDRALKEGLDILETLGVVRTHRLSTGSRQYRLAVPPPAREERPPARPVGEQWLEPLSRYFRDHPEAIMTRREIGEQVLGRAASPLILSRSIRQACDAGILEPAGVRREGKGGRPAQCYRAGAALRKA
- a CDS encoding protein of unknown function (Evidence 5 : Unknown function), whose product is MITGVIRVKVSSHQNSLRAVYEVALGHNSPAITKGIISPCPALRPSRGPRRSGTDRAGCSGGVSACCLTGMPTPSGRRSRNRLS